The proteins below come from a single Prolixibacter sp. NT017 genomic window:
- a CDS encoding RNA polymerase sigma-70 factor: protein MHFDLTDVQLMNKIRVGDFDAFRLLFERYYSPLCNFANSRLQDDFIAEDVVQELFTKVWEERTRIKFTGSIKSYLYTAVKNRSLNRLNAEMLRRKHTGAFRSNQNELISDIDLELEEFRNYLFECIEKLPPRCKTVFEKSRFEDLKQQEIASVMEISVKTVKAQIGKALKLIKTCVELVYPEFSQKN, encoded by the coding sequence ATGCACTTTGACCTGACTGATGTTCAATTGATGAATAAGATACGTGTCGGAGACTTCGATGCGTTCAGGTTATTGTTCGAACGTTACTACTCACCCTTGTGCAATTTTGCCAATTCCCGTCTGCAGGATGATTTTATTGCAGAAGACGTTGTTCAGGAGCTTTTTACGAAAGTTTGGGAAGAAAGAACCCGAATCAAATTTACCGGTTCAATAAAGAGTTACCTGTATACAGCCGTTAAAAACCGGAGCTTAAATCGTTTGAATGCTGAAATGCTCCGAAGGAAACACACAGGTGCTTTTCGGAGTAATCAAAATGAGCTGATCAGTGATATCGATTTGGAGTTGGAAGAGTTTCGAAATTACCTGTTCGAATGCATCGAAAAACTACCTCCCCGCTGTAAGACTGTTTTTGAAAAAAGTCGGTTCGAAGATTTGAAACAACAAGAAATAGCCAGTGTAATGGAAATTTCTGTTAAAACCGTTAAGGCACAGATTGGAAAGGCTTTAAAGCTGATTAAAACTTGTGTTGAACTGGTATATCCTGAATTTTCACAAAAAAACTAA
- the trxA gene encoding thioredoxin — translation MMLLYIGGGIAVLFIAYLIYGFKKMKNLENVPPSSKIKILNNKNFKTVVRKGTVLVDFWAPWCGPCKMIAPTLNEIAEENNSFTIAKVNVDQQQQLAQKYNIRNIPTMIVFKDGKEYKRITGVKSKKAILSEIA, via the coding sequence ATGATGTTACTTTACATTGGTGGAGGTATTGCTGTATTGTTTATTGCCTATTTGATTTATGGCTTTAAAAAGATGAAAAATCTGGAGAATGTACCTCCCAGCAGCAAGATTAAAATTCTGAACAATAAAAATTTCAAGACAGTGGTCCGGAAAGGCACTGTGTTGGTTGACTTTTGGGCTCCCTGGTGTGGTCCCTGTAAAATGATTGCGCCTACGCTGAACGAAATCGCTGAGGAAAATAACAGTTTCACCATTGCCAAGGTGAATGTGGATCAGCAGCAGCAACTGGCTCAGAAATACAATATCCGCAACATCCCAACGATGATTGTTTTCAAGGATGGAAAAGAGTACAAGCGCATCACCGGGGTGAAATCCAAAAAAGCCATCTTGTCAGAAATTGCCTGA
- a CDS encoding TonB-dependent receptor, with protein sequence MKKNLKVEGLGVPCLKKLLRIMRLITFLIFVTTLQVSASVYSQETKLTLNLNDVSIEQVLKQIEAQSEFKFLVQDERLDINRKVNINVRKESVQSILKQLFGERGVDYVITDKNLVILNPAVKGKEQSAPAQPQQKKSIKGKVTDTSGGPLPGVTVVIKGTTTGTITDSDGNYVLSNVPEGSVLEFSFVGMAPQSVTVGDKKEINVSMKESSVGLQEVVAVGYGTQKKETLTGSIATVKSNDVVKVPVTNVSNSLAGRAPGLVAVTGSGEPGYDGTTLRIRGSNTFNDNSVLVVVDGVPDRSLDRIDPNSIASITVLKDASAAIYGSRAANGVILVTTKRGKLGKPKLTFNADYGFNQPTKLPKMADAATYATLLNEVAYYNDNSLGMNSVYTSDQIQKFRDGSDPLHYPNTDWFKKVIKPMSAQSSNNVSLSGGSDAMRYFVSIGTKHQDGNYYNSATYYNQYDFRSNIDGQVTKDIKIGFDVAGRLEDKNFPIYGAYDIFRGLIQSYPTSVAVWPNGEPGPAIEGGRNSVVTSTDAAGYSRDKYYKLNTNLKLDINIPWVKGLSFSGNLSYDQGFDFTKTFSKPFNLYTWDGTSLDTNGDPVLNYKTYGGGYDNTPSLKEYFRSDYNKLAYGTLNYQTTIAEKHHLKLMVGSQISKGNTENFSAYRDLFLSTAIQELFAGGTTYQTTDGTGSTNSRLSYFGRFNYSFANKYLIELIGRYDGSYIFPKNNRFGFFPSVSLGWVVSQENFWKDHLSFINYFKLRGSVGQTGNDRVNAYQYLTSYLMGYQYGKTYDSGTTYNIPFVTYSGSALTEMKTLYESVLANKNITWEVANQANIGFDARFLNDRLSMEADYFYYKRSNILWPQSANVPTSAGLSLPSVNYGKVSNQGVDGSISYRSKTRNQFSYSVTFNAGYAKNKVIQWGETAGVPKWQQTTGHPMGSGLYYLTDGIYHNQAEINADNLKYEIGSTPQPGDVKFVDYNHDGVINADDQVRIYKNNIPPFTFGTSVNLNYKGFDMSALLQGATGGVAYIFSEAGQFGNYLQSFADARWTPDNPTANGPRTFNRGNWYWATLPNTYWLHKTNYVRLKSLQIGYTLPTRMVKRAGLQKLRVYLSGYNLLTYAPDMTNFDPEMGANTSANGAASSITGYNYPLERVVSMGLTVGF encoded by the coding sequence ATGAAAAAAAACCTGAAAGTTGAGGGATTAGGAGTCCCTTGCCTTAAAAAACTGTTGCGTATTATGCGACTTATTACCTTTCTGATCTTCGTTACCACACTGCAAGTATCTGCCAGTGTGTACTCACAGGAGACAAAACTAACACTGAATCTGAATGATGTGAGCATCGAGCAGGTTCTGAAGCAGATTGAAGCCCAGAGCGAATTCAAGTTCCTGGTTCAGGACGAACGGCTCGATATCAATCGAAAAGTGAATATCAATGTTCGGAAAGAATCCGTGCAAAGTATCCTGAAACAATTGTTCGGGGAAAGAGGCGTGGATTATGTGATTACCGATAAAAATCTAGTCATACTGAATCCGGCTGTCAAGGGGAAAGAACAATCGGCCCCGGCTCAGCCACAACAAAAGAAATCAATAAAAGGTAAGGTGACAGATACTTCGGGAGGTCCTCTTCCCGGAGTTACCGTTGTTATCAAAGGAACAACTACCGGAACTATTACGGATTCAGACGGAAACTATGTCTTATCGAATGTTCCCGAGGGGAGTGTTCTGGAGTTTTCGTTTGTAGGTATGGCTCCTCAGAGTGTGACAGTCGGAGACAAAAAGGAAATCAACGTTTCCATGAAGGAATCTTCTGTTGGGCTTCAGGAAGTGGTAGCTGTTGGTTACGGTACGCAAAAAAAGGAAACACTGACAGGATCCATTGCTACCGTGAAGAGCAATGACGTAGTGAAAGTACCTGTTACCAACGTTAGTAACAGCTTAGCTGGCCGGGCACCCGGATTAGTAGCAGTAACAGGTAGTGGTGAGCCTGGATATGATGGTACGACATTACGCATCAGGGGGAGTAACACTTTTAACGATAATAGCGTGCTGGTTGTTGTTGACGGTGTCCCTGATAGAAGTCTGGACCGGATCGATCCAAACAGCATTGCAAGTATAACGGTTTTAAAAGATGCTTCTGCTGCTATCTATGGTTCAAGAGCAGCTAATGGGGTTATCCTGGTTACGACCAAAAGAGGAAAGCTGGGAAAACCCAAACTGACATTCAATGCTGATTACGGGTTTAACCAGCCCACAAAACTTCCTAAGATGGCAGATGCAGCTACTTATGCCACCTTGTTAAATGAAGTTGCGTATTATAATGATAATTCGTTGGGAATGAATTCTGTTTACACCTCTGATCAAATACAAAAGTTCAGAGATGGTTCCGATCCGTTGCATTATCCCAACACCGATTGGTTTAAAAAAGTAATCAAACCGATGTCCGCCCAAAGCAGCAATAACGTTTCTCTTTCAGGCGGCTCCGATGCCATGCGGTATTTTGTTTCTATCGGCACGAAACATCAGGATGGGAACTATTACAATAGCGCTACATACTACAATCAATATGACTTCAGAAGCAATATTGACGGTCAGGTTACAAAGGACATTAAAATAGGATTTGACGTCGCCGGACGTTTGGAAGACAAAAACTTTCCGATTTACGGTGCCTATGATATTTTTCGGGGACTGATACAATCATACCCAACTTCTGTTGCTGTATGGCCTAACGGAGAACCTGGCCCTGCCATCGAAGGCGGCAGGAACTCTGTCGTTACCAGTACCGATGCGGCAGGGTACAGCAGGGATAAATATTATAAATTGAACACCAATCTGAAATTGGATATCAATATTCCCTGGGTCAAAGGACTGTCATTTAGCGGAAACCTTTCGTATGACCAGGGTTTCGACTTTACCAAAACCTTTAGCAAGCCGTTTAATTTGTATACATGGGACGGAACCTCTTTAGACACGAATGGAGATCCGGTTCTTAATTACAAAACCTACGGAGGTGGATATGATAATACGCCAAGCCTGAAGGAATATTTTAGAAGTGATTACAATAAACTGGCGTATGGAACACTGAATTATCAGACAACAATTGCCGAAAAACACCATTTAAAATTGATGGTGGGTTCACAGATTTCAAAAGGAAATACAGAGAATTTCAGTGCATACAGAGACCTATTTCTTTCGACTGCCATTCAGGAGCTTTTTGCCGGAGGAACAACCTACCAAACAACCGATGGAACAGGTAGTACAAATTCCCGGTTAAGTTATTTTGGCCGGTTTAACTACAGTTTTGCCAATAAATATTTGATTGAGCTGATTGGCCGGTACGATGGTTCCTACATTTTCCCCAAAAACAATCGCTTTGGTTTCTTCCCCAGCGTTTCTTTGGGCTGGGTAGTTTCGCAGGAGAACTTCTGGAAAGACCATCTTAGTTTCATTAATTACTTCAAACTAAGAGGTTCTGTCGGGCAAACCGGTAACGACCGGGTTAACGCATATCAGTACTTAACGTCATATCTGATGGGGTACCAATACGGAAAGACATATGATTCAGGTACGACCTATAACATCCCGTTTGTAACCTATTCCGGTTCAGCGTTAACGGAAATGAAAACATTGTATGAGAGTGTTTTGGCAAATAAAAATATCACATGGGAAGTAGCTAATCAGGCCAATATTGGCTTTGATGCCCGGTTTTTAAATGACAGGTTGAGCATGGAAGCCGATTACTTCTATTACAAGCGAAGCAATATCTTGTGGCCACAAAGTGCTAATGTGCCGACTTCTGCAGGACTTAGCCTGCCGAGTGTAAACTATGGTAAAGTGTCCAACCAGGGAGTCGATGGTTCAATTTCCTACAGAAGTAAAACGAGAAATCAATTCAGTTACTCGGTAACCTTTAATGCAGGATATGCCAAAAACAAAGTAATACAATGGGGTGAAACTGCCGGTGTTCCCAAATGGCAACAAACAACCGGACATCCAATGGGATCGGGGCTGTATTACCTTACCGATGGAATCTACCACAATCAGGCTGAAATTAATGCCGACAATCTAAAATACGAGATTGGTTCAACGCCACAGCCCGGCGATGTTAAGTTTGTTGATTACAACCATGATGGCGTAATCAATGCTGACGATCAGGTGAGAATATACAAGAACAATATTCCTCCATTTACATTTGGTACAAGTGTCAATCTGAATTACAAAGGATTTGACATGTCTGCCTTGCTTCAGGGAGCTACCGGTGGGGTGGCCTACATATTCTCTGAAGCCGGACAATTTGGTAATTATCTCCAAAGTTTTGCTGATGCGCGCTGGACACCAGACAATCCAACAGCCAACGGTCCGAGAACATTTAACAGAGGAAACTGGTATTGGGCTACTTTGCCAAATACCTATTGGTTGCATAAGACGAATTATGTGCGCTTGAAATCACTTCAAATCGGTTATACGCTTCCTACGAGAATGGTTAAGCGGGCAGGTCTTCAGAAGTTAAGAGTGTACTTAAGCGGATACAATTTGCTGACCTATGCTCCCGATATGACAAACTTTGATCCTGAGATGGGGGCCAACACTTCTGCCAATGGTGCGGCCAGTAGTATAACTGGATACAATTATCCTTTGGAGCGAGTGGTATCTATGGGATTGACGGTAGGATTTTAA
- a CDS encoding monovalent cation:proton antiporter family protein yields MDISILKDILIIFTLSTVVNFIFTKIRVPTIIGYLLTGVLAGPHLFSLISSVHEIELMAEIGIVLLMFTIGMEFSLKHLLRIRRIVFVGGFLQLLVTSGVTMLVAMAFQLSWGASLFVGFLVALSSTAVVLKVLQERSELSSNYGRTVLGILIFQDIILVPLLLFTPLLSGMRTDVGSDVLLLLVKAVLIIALVYLGNKWLMPKLLHAVAMTRNQELFLMSILLICLSVALFSSWLGLSLAFGAFLGGLMVSESEYSHQAFGNLIPFKDMFTSFFFVSIGMLLDLHFVVNHYVVVILTVLLVLILKFTVAGFTAFLLGHTFRGVIMVGVALSQVGEFSFILAKEGVDYGILSPYYYQLFLAVAVVTMSLSPFTLQMAHPVGEWLLKWPIPRFLVDGLFPLPQMEIPHLKNHMIVIGKDSRALSLSRMASHMKLPYVAIVFDPAVARQRQLIGETVIYGDAVNEPILRKAHIDTADLIVISIGDVITAMAVIDKVRQLNAHAKILVRTRYVDDLEELYHLGADQVIPEEFETAIELFQRVLKHYLIPDNEIRSTVAQIRDDHYGIFREKAEVFVPKQHDILNEIPNLEIIALKVEPISPLIGQSLAEVQFRRTFGVTLLALKRGEELHEHPPANITFLEGDIAYVLGKPEQIARAIELFAHAGAE; encoded by the coding sequence ATGGATATTTCAATTCTGAAAGACATACTCATCATTTTTACACTTTCCACGGTGGTGAATTTCATCTTCACGAAAATTCGTGTGCCAACCATAATCGGCTATTTGCTCACCGGCGTGCTGGCTGGACCTCATCTCTTTTCGCTCATCTCGTCTGTTCATGAAATCGAACTGATGGCAGAAATCGGCATTGTTTTGCTGATGTTCACCATTGGCATGGAATTCTCGCTGAAGCATTTGCTGCGCATTCGCCGGATTGTGTTTGTCGGAGGATTTCTACAGTTACTGGTCACTTCCGGCGTTACCATGTTGGTGGCGATGGCTTTCCAACTGTCGTGGGGGGCCTCCCTTTTTGTTGGTTTCCTGGTTGCCCTGAGTAGTACAGCTGTCGTTCTGAAAGTTTTGCAGGAACGTTCGGAGTTATCGTCAAACTACGGCCGGACGGTACTTGGTATTTTGATTTTTCAGGACATCATTCTTGTCCCGTTGCTGCTTTTTACACCTCTGCTATCCGGAATGAGAACGGATGTTGGCTCCGATGTTTTGTTGTTGCTGGTTAAGGCGGTTCTCATTATCGCATTGGTTTATCTGGGCAACAAATGGCTGATGCCGAAATTGCTACATGCCGTAGCAATGACACGCAACCAGGAGCTGTTCCTGATGAGTATCCTGCTTATCTGTCTGTCGGTTGCACTCTTCTCATCCTGGCTGGGATTGTCTTTGGCATTTGGCGCCTTTTTGGGGGGATTGATGGTGTCGGAATCCGAATACAGCCACCAGGCATTTGGCAACCTGATTCCATTTAAAGACATGTTCACCAGCTTCTTTTTCGTCTCCATTGGCATGCTCCTCGACCTGCACTTTGTAGTGAATCATTATGTGGTTGTTATACTGACGGTTTTGCTGGTGCTGATTTTGAAATTCACAGTGGCCGGTTTTACAGCATTTCTGCTGGGGCACACGTTCCGGGGAGTTATCATGGTAGGAGTAGCACTGAGTCAGGTGGGAGAGTTCTCGTTTATTCTGGCAAAGGAAGGAGTCGATTATGGAATTCTTTCTCCTTATTATTATCAACTGTTTTTGGCAGTTGCCGTAGTCACGATGTCGCTGTCACCGTTTACGCTTCAAATGGCTCATCCGGTAGGCGAGTGGTTGCTGAAGTGGCCAATTCCCCGTTTTCTGGTGGATGGACTTTTCCCGCTTCCGCAGATGGAAATTCCCCATTTGAAGAATCATATGATCGTTATCGGGAAAGATTCACGAGCGCTGAGTTTGTCGAGGATGGCTAGTCATATGAAACTACCATACGTGGCCATCGTTTTCGATCCGGCTGTCGCCCGCCAGCGACAATTGATTGGTGAAACGGTGATTTACGGAGATGCCGTGAATGAGCCCATTTTGCGAAAAGCACATATCGATACGGCCGATTTAATTGTTATTTCCATTGGCGATGTGATTACGGCCATGGCGGTTATCGATAAAGTCCGGCAACTGAACGCGCACGCTAAGATTTTGGTGCGTACCCGCTATGTCGATGATTTGGAGGAATTGTATCACCTGGGCGCAGATCAGGTCATTCCGGAGGAGTTTGAAACGGCTATAGAACTTTTCCAGCGGGTTCTGAAGCACTACCTCATTCCGGACAACGAGATAAGAAGTACCGTCGCCCAGATTCGCGATGACCATTATGGCATCTTTCGTGAAAAAGCTGAAGTGTTTGTACCCAAGCAGCACGATATTTTGAATGAGATTCCCAACCTCGAGATCATTGCATTGAAGGTAGAACCGATCTCTCCGCTTATCGGTCAATCCCTGGCAGAAGTGCAGTTTCGCCGCACATTTGGTGTGACTTTGCTGGCGCTAAAGAGAGGCGAAGAATTGCACGAACATCCGCCGGCCAATATTACCTTCCTGGAAGGAGACATCGCTTATGTTCTCGGAAAACCAGAACAGATTGCCCGGGCCATTGAGTTGTTTGCTCACGCAGGGGCAGAATAG
- a CDS encoding PG0541 family transporter-associated protein, with translation MKAVFIVYNQANTERVEYMLDRLEIRGYTQWADVRGRGSVSGPPHLGTHTWPEMNSAVMTVVPDEKVEQLLEKVKSMDAINEEVGVRAFVWNITESV, from the coding sequence GTGAAAGCAGTATTTATCGTTTATAATCAGGCCAATACCGAACGGGTGGAGTACATGCTCGACCGCCTGGAAATCAGGGGATACACGCAGTGGGCTGACGTTCGGGGACGAGGCTCGGTGTCGGGACCTCCTCATTTGGGAACGCACACCTGGCCCGAAATGAATTCGGCGGTCATGACGGTTGTTCCCGACGAAAAGGTGGAACAGCTGTTGGAAAAAGTAAAAAGCATGGATGCCATCAATGAAGAGGTGGGCGTTCGGGCTTTTGTCTGGAATATTACAGAGTCAGTTTAG
- a CDS encoding FecR family protein, whose amino-acid sequence MKEAFEIIYTVLTGSASAEEKERFDSLMEEEGNRQLFNQIQKIWVESKAVRSYKKYDARRSFQQLTRKIQEKKRRRRQQIWIGFSGVAAGLALMLGISNFIGIPERNQNSGNVMFATQLGNRSVVYLPDSTKVWLNSSSSLQYSGDFNKKNRTVRLKGEGYFEVAHSRKPFVVNVGPFNIKVYGTHFNVSAYQNDLFIKTCLAKGKISIQRTGYDEYMVEPGELITYDKADASFSKKDVDPDEYSGWRKNLMYMHNESLENLSRKLERRYNVKISFEPEKLGEEVHYTGTFSNENIEEVLDAISIASGLQFSKKDSLYTITRNNQKLHKSLND is encoded by the coding sequence ATGAAAGAAGCATTTGAAATAATTTATACTGTCCTGACAGGAAGCGCTTCTGCTGAAGAGAAGGAACGTTTTGATAGTTTGATGGAAGAGGAGGGAAATCGTCAGCTTTTCAACCAGATTCAAAAGATTTGGGTGGAAAGTAAAGCAGTTCGCTCTTACAAAAAATATGATGCCCGACGATCCTTTCAGCAGCTGACCCGAAAAATTCAGGAAAAGAAGCGAAGAAGAAGACAGCAGATTTGGATTGGTTTTTCGGGTGTAGCCGCAGGTTTGGCATTGATGCTTGGAATATCAAACTTTATAGGTATTCCTGAGAGAAACCAGAATTCTGGCAATGTGATGTTTGCCACCCAGTTGGGCAATCGATCGGTTGTATATCTCCCCGACAGCACCAAAGTTTGGTTAAACTCCAGTTCCAGTCTTCAGTACTCTGGCGACTTCAACAAAAAGAACCGGACAGTCAGGCTGAAAGGCGAAGGATATTTTGAAGTCGCTCACAGCAGGAAACCTTTTGTTGTGAATGTCGGTCCCTTTAATATCAAAGTGTACGGAACCCACTTTAATGTGTCTGCCTACCAAAACGACCTATTTATCAAGACCTGTTTAGCGAAAGGAAAGATAAGCATCCAAAGAACAGGGTATGACGAATACATGGTCGAACCGGGGGAGTTGATTACCTATGATAAAGCTGATGCCAGCTTCTCCAAAAAAGATGTGGACCCGGATGAATATTCAGGCTGGCGGAAGAATCTGATGTATATGCACAATGAGTCATTGGAAAATCTTTCCCGAAAGCTGGAGCGAAGATATAATGTGAAGATATCCTTTGAACCCGAGAAGTTGGGTGAAGAAGTACATTATACCGGAACATTCAGCAATGAAAATATTGAAGAAGTATTGGATGCCATTTCCATTGCCAGCGGCCTGCAATTTTCGAAGAAAGACAGCCTGTATACAATAACTCGCAACAACCAGAAACTACATAAATCCTTAAATGACTAA
- a CDS encoding RagB/SusD family nutrient uptake outer membrane protein: MKKLISHLIYFSAILLLGTSCNKDVLDLSPTDSVTDAAVFNSSDAGLMTAFVNNIYEGIPDGYNWSMLASVTDEAHMNAGSWAGMTSIMLSQLSPSNLSAFGAGGYYGQYNWASAYQKVRAANLFLSKVSDSPVDADTKNELKGEVYFLRAYLYHNLVSMYGGVPLITTAYTLTDSFSVARNTYAECIQFISDQCDSAAKYLPLTQSEMGRATKGAALALKSRALLYAASDLYNTPSVWGSYGHPELVGYTNVSASDRQARWQKAKDAAKAVMDLGVYSLYKPDPANAQEAADNYYNLFLSMRTSEDIFSRYYTQNFKGSWTTYNPGVFHNPCGYHGWGTDAPTQQFVDSYEMSDGSAFSWNNTTEAAAPYQNRDPRFYATVLYDGAHWRARPSDVSGDPNGDIQTGHYYYDANTIKDGLDTRGTNGGVDTWNGSWTGYYLKKGVDSSIDPVAAKQTSPWRFMRYSEVLLNYAEACIGLGQESEARTYINMIRKRAGMPAITTSGPDLVKSLRYERKIELAFEELRYYDIRRWMIGPSAYADVEGINILYGSPTSYSSTYGVGTPAYKVEVVDQRAWDPKDYFLPISRDEMNKNAKLVQNPGY, translated from the coding sequence ATGAAAAAGTTAATATCTCACTTAATATACTTCTCGGCCATTTTATTACTGGGGACATCCTGTAATAAAGATGTGTTGGATTTGTCTCCTACGGATTCGGTTACAGACGCGGCCGTTTTTAATTCAAGCGATGCCGGATTAATGACAGCATTCGTTAATAACATATATGAAGGCATACCCGATGGTTATAACTGGAGTATGTTGGCTTCGGTTACCGATGAAGCTCACATGAATGCAGGTAGTTGGGCCGGTATGACATCCATTATGCTTAGCCAGTTGTCACCGAGCAACTTGTCGGCTTTTGGTGCCGGAGGGTATTATGGCCAATATAACTGGGCAAGTGCCTACCAAAAGGTTAGGGCTGCCAACCTGTTTTTGTCAAAAGTAAGTGATTCGCCTGTAGATGCTGATACGAAAAATGAACTAAAGGGAGAGGTGTATTTCCTGAGGGCTTATTTGTATCACAATCTGGTATCCATGTATGGTGGAGTACCCCTGATTACCACAGCATATACCCTGACTGATTCTTTTTCGGTTGCCCGAAATACGTATGCTGAATGTATTCAGTTCATTTCTGATCAGTGTGACAGTGCTGCGAAGTATCTTCCGTTAACACAAAGTGAGATGGGGAGAGCCACAAAAGGCGCCGCCCTGGCATTAAAATCGAGGGCATTGCTTTATGCTGCCAGCGATCTTTACAATACACCTTCGGTATGGGGCAGTTATGGACATCCAGAGCTGGTTGGATATACCAATGTTTCGGCAAGCGACCGGCAAGCACGTTGGCAAAAGGCAAAAGATGCAGCCAAAGCAGTAATGGACCTGGGAGTATACTCACTTTATAAACCCGATCCGGCGAATGCTCAGGAAGCTGCTGACAATTACTATAATCTGTTTTTGTCGATGCGTACTTCAGAAGATATCTTTTCAAGATATTATACTCAAAACTTCAAAGGCTCATGGACGACATATAATCCAGGTGTTTTCCATAACCCTTGTGGTTATCATGGCTGGGGTACTGACGCGCCTACTCAGCAATTTGTTGACTCATACGAAATGAGTGACGGTAGTGCTTTCAGCTGGAATAATACTACTGAAGCCGCAGCGCCTTATCAAAACAGAGACCCGCGTTTTTATGCAACCGTTTTGTACGATGGTGCACATTGGAGGGCTAGACCTTCAGATGTATCCGGCGATCCGAATGGCGATATTCAAACAGGACACTATTACTATGATGCTAATACCATCAAAGATGGATTGGACACAAGGGGAACGAACGGTGGTGTAGATACGTGGAATGGTTCATGGACAGGATATTATCTCAAGAAAGGAGTCGATTCTTCCATTGATCCCGTTGCGGCTAAACAAACAAGTCCCTGGAGATTCATGCGCTATTCCGAGGTTCTGTTAAACTATGCTGAAGCTTGTATCGGTTTGGGGCAGGAATCGGAAGCACGAACTTATATTAATATGATTCGAAAAAGAGCAGGTATGCCGGCAATTACGACTTCCGGACCGGATTTGGTTAAGAGTTTGCGTTACGAGCGTAAAATAGAGCTGGCTTTCGAAGAACTCCGCTATTATGATATCCGGCGTTGGATGATTGGTCCAAGCGCATATGCCGATGTGGAGGGAATAAATATCCTGTACGGAAGTCCTACATCTTATTCGTCAACGTATGGCGTTGGTACTCCTGCGTACAAAGTTGAAGTTGTTGATCAGCGTGCCTGGGATCCGAAGGATTATTTCCTGCCTATCAGTAGGGACGAAATGAATAAGAACGCTAAGCTTGTTCAGAATCCGGGTTATTAA